One Bombus pascuorum chromosome 4, iyBomPasc1.1, whole genome shotgun sequence DNA segment encodes these proteins:
- the LOC132906141 gene encoding probable beta-hexosaminidase fdl isoform X3: MLQQTKYRFPFSLKTSNYSVLDTFLRNYVRRLSRMVGSVPSGWMRKILLFLVLTTGVLLIAMYAHAPPLASLQPFSSRRTFQSPWSWACVAGRCERRAVRSSRTSLASCIALCGGNTRLLWPRPTGNVFLGEDSVIIHLQQIEFVTVNTSDQETKNLLEHAKDVFIGNIRSLMKVPNAKSRSGVDVFVVYLSAGNGRAIGPNLDTDESYTLELMPKGKILEARITGKSFFGARHGLETLGQMIWWDESAGREGALRVLSRASVEDKPTFPYRGLLVDTGRQFFPIERLKRVIDGMAASKLNTFHWHLSDSQSFPFDSAQFPEMARWGAYSGDQIYTPDDVKDLADYARIRGIRVLVEIDSPAHAGAGWQWGTEYGYGELALCVDQQPWSSYCGEPNCGQLNPINEHTYRILEGLYRELLDLTEIRDIVHLGGDEVNLDCWAQYGNITAAMQAQNMTDHHAMWAEFETKMLQRLVKANHDETPKAVILWSSPLTKRPYITMYFDPKIHVIQSWGGSNWPETLDLLEDGFRVILSHVDTWYLDCGFGKWREIGEAACGEYRTWQTVYNHRPWRDYAQQHFSLVLGGEAAIWSEQTGDASLGPRLWPRASALAERLWSDMPTNGYSTDESVYTRLAAHMELLTSRGLKTEAMWPQWCSQNPGKCL; encoded by the exons ATGCTTCAACAGACGAAATACCGTTTCCCGTTTTCATTGAAAACGAGCAATTACTCCGTACTCGATACTTTCTTACGGAATTATGTACGaag ACTGTCGAGGATGGTAGGCAGCGTACCGAGCGGATGGATGAGGAAGATCCTCCTCTTCCTGGTCCTGACGACCGGGGTCCTCCTCATCGCCATGTACGCGCACGCTCCGCCGCTTGCTTCTCTCCAACCGTTCTCGTCACGACG AACGTTTCAGAGTCCGTGGTCCTGGGCCTGCGTCGCTGGAAGATGCGAGAGGAGAGCGGTCAGATCTTCGAGGACCTCCTTGGCCAGTTGTATCGCCCTCTGCGGCGGAAACACCAGGCTTCTCTGGCCCAGACCGACCGGAAACGTGTTCCTGGGCGAAGATAGCGTGATCATACATCTGCAGCAAATCGAATTCGTCACGGTGAACACCAGCGACCAGGAAACGAAGAATCTGTTGGAGCACGCCAAGGATGTTTTCATCG GTAACATAAGAAGCCTGATGAAGGTGCCAAACGCTAAAAGCAGATCCGGGGTGGACGTCTTCGTCGTCTACCTATCCGCCGGAAATGGCAGAGCGATAGGGCCGAACTTAGACACGGACGAGTCGTATACCCTGGAGCTGATGCCTAAGGGGAAGATTCTCGAAGCTCGAATAACCGGAAAAAGTTTCTTCGGCGCCAGACACGGTTTGGAAACGCTTGGCCAAATGATCTGGTGGGACGAATCTGCCGGAAGGGAAGGTGCCTTGCGAGTGTTATCTCGCGCTTCCGTCGAGGACAAGCCAACGTTTCCCTACAGAGGTTTGCTGGTCGATACGGGAAGACAGTTCTTTCCCATCGAGCGACTGAAACGCGTGATCGACGGAATGGCGGCATCGAAGTTGAACACTTTCCATTGGCACCTATCAGACTCGCAGAGCTTCCCCTTCGATTCGGCCCAGTTCCCCGAAATGGCCAGATGGGGCGCTTATAGCGGAGATCAGATCTATACGCCCGACGATGTGAAGGATCTCGCGGATTACGCGAGGATCCGCGGCATCAGGGTACTCGTCGAGATCGACTCTCCGGCACATGCTGGTGCTGGTTGGCAATGGG GGACGGAGTACGGTTACGGGGAGCTGGCTCTCTGCGTTGATCAGCAGCCATGGTCGTCGTATTGCGGCGAGCCGAATTGCGGCCAGTTGAATCCCATCAACGAGCACACCTATCGAATATTAGAGGGGCTGTACAGGGAGCTTCTGGACCTGACCGAAATTCGGGACATCGTGCACCTTGGCGGGGACGAGGTGAACCTGGACTGTTGGGCACAATACGGAAACATCACGGCCGCGATGCAAGCACAGAACATGACCGATCATCATGCTATGTGGGCCGAATTCGAAACGAAGATGTTGCAAAGGTTGGTGAAGGCCAATCACGATGAAACGCCAAAGGCTGTGATTCTGTGGAGTTCCCCGCTGACAAAGAGGCCTTACATCACCATGTACTTCGATCCAAAGATTCACGTGATCCAATCATGGGGAGGTAGCAACTGGCCGGAGACACTAGATCTTCTAGAAGACGGTTTCAGAGTGATTCTTTCTCACGTGGACACGTGGTATCTGGATTGTGGATTTGGCAAATGGAGGGAGATCGGAGAGGCCGCCTGTGGCGAGTATCGTACCTGGCAAACTGTTTACAATCATCGACCTTGGAGAGATTACGCTCAGCAACATTTTAGCCTCGTTTTGGGCGGAGAGGCAGCTATCTGGAGCGAGCAGACCGGCGACGCGTCCTTGGGACCTCGACTATGGCCCAGGGCATCTGCTCTCGCTGAAAGATTATG GAGCGACATGCCAACCAACGGCTACTCGACAGACGAAAGCGTGTACACGAGGCTAGCCGCACACATGGAGCTTCTAACCAGCCGTGGATTGAAAACAGAAGCCATGTGGCCGCAGTGGTGTTCCCAGAATCCCGGCAAATGTCTCTGA
- the LOC132906141 gene encoding probable beta-hexosaminidase fdl isoform X4 produces the protein MVGSVPSGWMRKILLFLVLTTGVLLIAMYAHAPPLASLQPFSSRRLKELQRGLVTFLVGNESTKKPEERLYEYLEEPRTFQSPWSWACVAGRCERRAVRSSRTSLASCIALCGGNTRLLWPRPTGNVFLGEDSVIIHLQQIEFVTVNTSDQETKNLLEHAKDVFIGNIRSLMKVPNAKSRSGVDVFVVYLSAGNGRAIGPNLDTDESYTLELMPKGKILEARITGKSFFGARHGLETLGQMIWWDESAGREGALRVLSRASVEDKPTFPYRGLLVDTGRQFFPIERLKRVIDGMAASKLNTFHWHLSDSQSFPFDSAQFPEMARWGAYSGDQIYTPDDVKDLADYARIRGIRVLVEIDSPAHAGAGWQWGTEYGYGELALCVDQQPWSSYCGEPNCGQLNPINEHTYRILEGLYRELLDLTEIRDIVHLGGDEVNLDCWAQYGNITAAMQAQNMTDHHAMWAEFETKMLQRLVKANHDETPKAVILWSSPLTKRPYITMYFDPKIHVIQSWGGSNWPETLDLLEDGFRVILSHVDTWYLDCGFGKWREIGEAACGEYRTWQTVYNHRPWRDYAQQHFSLVLGGEAAIWSEQTGDASLGPRLWPRASALAERLWSDMPTNGYSTDESVYTRLAAHMELLTSRGLKTEAMWPQWCSQNPGKCL, from the exons ATGGTAGGCAGCGTACCGAGCGGATGGATGAGGAAGATCCTCCTCTTCCTGGTCCTGACGACCGGGGTCCTCCTCATCGCCATGTACGCGCACGCTCCGCCGCTTGCTTCTCTCCAACCGTTCTCGTCACGACG ACTGAAGGAGTTGCAACGAGGCTTGGTTACTTTCCTGGTCGGTAATGAAAGCACGAAGAAACCCGAGGAACGGCTCTACGAGTATCTGGAAGAGCCTAG AACGTTTCAGAGTCCGTGGTCCTGGGCCTGCGTCGCTGGAAGATGCGAGAGGAGAGCGGTCAGATCTTCGAGGACCTCCTTGGCCAGTTGTATCGCCCTCTGCGGCGGAAACACCAGGCTTCTCTGGCCCAGACCGACCGGAAACGTGTTCCTGGGCGAAGATAGCGTGATCATACATCTGCAGCAAATCGAATTCGTCACGGTGAACACCAGCGACCAGGAAACGAAGAATCTGTTGGAGCACGCCAAGGATGTTTTCATCG GTAACATAAGAAGCCTGATGAAGGTGCCAAACGCTAAAAGCAGATCCGGGGTGGACGTCTTCGTCGTCTACCTATCCGCCGGAAATGGCAGAGCGATAGGGCCGAACTTAGACACGGACGAGTCGTATACCCTGGAGCTGATGCCTAAGGGGAAGATTCTCGAAGCTCGAATAACCGGAAAAAGTTTCTTCGGCGCCAGACACGGTTTGGAAACGCTTGGCCAAATGATCTGGTGGGACGAATCTGCCGGAAGGGAAGGTGCCTTGCGAGTGTTATCTCGCGCTTCCGTCGAGGACAAGCCAACGTTTCCCTACAGAGGTTTGCTGGTCGATACGGGAAGACAGTTCTTTCCCATCGAGCGACTGAAACGCGTGATCGACGGAATGGCGGCATCGAAGTTGAACACTTTCCATTGGCACCTATCAGACTCGCAGAGCTTCCCCTTCGATTCGGCCCAGTTCCCCGAAATGGCCAGATGGGGCGCTTATAGCGGAGATCAGATCTATACGCCCGACGATGTGAAGGATCTCGCGGATTACGCGAGGATCCGCGGCATCAGGGTACTCGTCGAGATCGACTCTCCGGCACATGCTGGTGCTGGTTGGCAATGGG GGACGGAGTACGGTTACGGGGAGCTGGCTCTCTGCGTTGATCAGCAGCCATGGTCGTCGTATTGCGGCGAGCCGAATTGCGGCCAGTTGAATCCCATCAACGAGCACACCTATCGAATATTAGAGGGGCTGTACAGGGAGCTTCTGGACCTGACCGAAATTCGGGACATCGTGCACCTTGGCGGGGACGAGGTGAACCTGGACTGTTGGGCACAATACGGAAACATCACGGCCGCGATGCAAGCACAGAACATGACCGATCATCATGCTATGTGGGCCGAATTCGAAACGAAGATGTTGCAAAGGTTGGTGAAGGCCAATCACGATGAAACGCCAAAGGCTGTGATTCTGTGGAGTTCCCCGCTGACAAAGAGGCCTTACATCACCATGTACTTCGATCCAAAGATTCACGTGATCCAATCATGGGGAGGTAGCAACTGGCCGGAGACACTAGATCTTCTAGAAGACGGTTTCAGAGTGATTCTTTCTCACGTGGACACGTGGTATCTGGATTGTGGATTTGGCAAATGGAGGGAGATCGGAGAGGCCGCCTGTGGCGAGTATCGTACCTGGCAAACTGTTTACAATCATCGACCTTGGAGAGATTACGCTCAGCAACATTTTAGCCTCGTTTTGGGCGGAGAGGCAGCTATCTGGAGCGAGCAGACCGGCGACGCGTCCTTGGGACCTCGACTATGGCCCAGGGCATCTGCTCTCGCTGAAAGATTATG GAGCGACATGCCAACCAACGGCTACTCGACAGACGAAAGCGTGTACACGAGGCTAGCCGCACACATGGAGCTTCTAACCAGCCGTGGATTGAAAACAGAAGCCATGTGGCCGCAGTGGTGTTCCCAGAATCCCGGCAAATGTCTCTGA
- the LOC132906141 gene encoding probable beta-hexosaminidase fdl isoform X1, translating into MLQQTKYRFPFSLKTSNYSVLDTFLRNYVRRLSRMVGSVPSGWMRKILLFLVLTTGVLLIAMYAHAPPLASLQPFSSRRLKELQRGLVTFLVGNESTKKPEERLYEYLEEPRTFQSPWSWACVAGRCERRAVRSSRTSLASCIALCGGNTRLLWPRPTGNVFLGEDSVIIHLQQIEFVTVNTSDQETKNLLEHAKDVFIGNIRSLMKVPNAKSRSGVDVFVVYLSAGNGRAIGPNLDTDESYTLELMPKGKILEARITGKSFFGARHGLETLGQMIWWDESAGREGALRVLSRASVEDKPTFPYRGLLVDTGRQFFPIERLKRVIDGMAASKLNTFHWHLSDSQSFPFDSAQFPEMARWGAYSGDQIYTPDDVKDLADYARIRGIRVLVEIDSPAHAGAGWQWGTEYGYGELALCVDQQPWSSYCGEPNCGQLNPINEHTYRILEGLYRELLDLTEIRDIVHLGGDEVNLDCWAQYGNITAAMQAQNMTDHHAMWAEFETKMLQRLVKANHDETPKAVILWSSPLTKRPYITMYFDPKIHVIQSWGGSNWPETLDLLEDGFRVILSHVDTWYLDCGFGKWREIGEAACGEYRTWQTVYNHRPWRDYAQQHFSLVLGGEAAIWSEQTGDASLGPRLWPRASALAERLWSDMPTNGYSTDESVYTRLAAHMELLTSRGLKTEAMWPQWCSQNPGKCL; encoded by the exons ATGCTTCAACAGACGAAATACCGTTTCCCGTTTTCATTGAAAACGAGCAATTACTCCGTACTCGATACTTTCTTACGGAATTATGTACGaag ACTGTCGAGGATGGTAGGCAGCGTACCGAGCGGATGGATGAGGAAGATCCTCCTCTTCCTGGTCCTGACGACCGGGGTCCTCCTCATCGCCATGTACGCGCACGCTCCGCCGCTTGCTTCTCTCCAACCGTTCTCGTCACGACG ACTGAAGGAGTTGCAACGAGGCTTGGTTACTTTCCTGGTCGGTAATGAAAGCACGAAGAAACCCGAGGAACGGCTCTACGAGTATCTGGAAGAGCCTAG AACGTTTCAGAGTCCGTGGTCCTGGGCCTGCGTCGCTGGAAGATGCGAGAGGAGAGCGGTCAGATCTTCGAGGACCTCCTTGGCCAGTTGTATCGCCCTCTGCGGCGGAAACACCAGGCTTCTCTGGCCCAGACCGACCGGAAACGTGTTCCTGGGCGAAGATAGCGTGATCATACATCTGCAGCAAATCGAATTCGTCACGGTGAACACCAGCGACCAGGAAACGAAGAATCTGTTGGAGCACGCCAAGGATGTTTTCATCG GTAACATAAGAAGCCTGATGAAGGTGCCAAACGCTAAAAGCAGATCCGGGGTGGACGTCTTCGTCGTCTACCTATCCGCCGGAAATGGCAGAGCGATAGGGCCGAACTTAGACACGGACGAGTCGTATACCCTGGAGCTGATGCCTAAGGGGAAGATTCTCGAAGCTCGAATAACCGGAAAAAGTTTCTTCGGCGCCAGACACGGTTTGGAAACGCTTGGCCAAATGATCTGGTGGGACGAATCTGCCGGAAGGGAAGGTGCCTTGCGAGTGTTATCTCGCGCTTCCGTCGAGGACAAGCCAACGTTTCCCTACAGAGGTTTGCTGGTCGATACGGGAAGACAGTTCTTTCCCATCGAGCGACTGAAACGCGTGATCGACGGAATGGCGGCATCGAAGTTGAACACTTTCCATTGGCACCTATCAGACTCGCAGAGCTTCCCCTTCGATTCGGCCCAGTTCCCCGAAATGGCCAGATGGGGCGCTTATAGCGGAGATCAGATCTATACGCCCGACGATGTGAAGGATCTCGCGGATTACGCGAGGATCCGCGGCATCAGGGTACTCGTCGAGATCGACTCTCCGGCACATGCTGGTGCTGGTTGGCAATGGG GGACGGAGTACGGTTACGGGGAGCTGGCTCTCTGCGTTGATCAGCAGCCATGGTCGTCGTATTGCGGCGAGCCGAATTGCGGCCAGTTGAATCCCATCAACGAGCACACCTATCGAATATTAGAGGGGCTGTACAGGGAGCTTCTGGACCTGACCGAAATTCGGGACATCGTGCACCTTGGCGGGGACGAGGTGAACCTGGACTGTTGGGCACAATACGGAAACATCACGGCCGCGATGCAAGCACAGAACATGACCGATCATCATGCTATGTGGGCCGAATTCGAAACGAAGATGTTGCAAAGGTTGGTGAAGGCCAATCACGATGAAACGCCAAAGGCTGTGATTCTGTGGAGTTCCCCGCTGACAAAGAGGCCTTACATCACCATGTACTTCGATCCAAAGATTCACGTGATCCAATCATGGGGAGGTAGCAACTGGCCGGAGACACTAGATCTTCTAGAAGACGGTTTCAGAGTGATTCTTTCTCACGTGGACACGTGGTATCTGGATTGTGGATTTGGCAAATGGAGGGAGATCGGAGAGGCCGCCTGTGGCGAGTATCGTACCTGGCAAACTGTTTACAATCATCGACCTTGGAGAGATTACGCTCAGCAACATTTTAGCCTCGTTTTGGGCGGAGAGGCAGCTATCTGGAGCGAGCAGACCGGCGACGCGTCCTTGGGACCTCGACTATGGCCCAGGGCATCTGCTCTCGCTGAAAGATTATG GAGCGACATGCCAACCAACGGCTACTCGACAGACGAAAGCGTGTACACGAGGCTAGCCGCACACATGGAGCTTCTAACCAGCCGTGGATTGAAAACAGAAGCCATGTGGCCGCAGTGGTGTTCCCAGAATCCCGGCAAATGTCTCTGA
- the LOC132906141 gene encoding probable beta-hexosaminidase fdl isoform X5: protein MDEEDPPLPGPDDRGPPHRHVRARSAACFSPTVLVTTELQRGLVTFLVGNESTKKPEERLYEYLEEPRTFQSPWSWACVAGRCERRAVRSSRTSLASCIALCGGNTRLLWPRPTGNVFLGEDSVIIHLQQIEFVTVNTSDQETKNLLEHAKDVFIGNIRSLMKVPNAKSRSGVDVFVVYLSAGNGRAIGPNLDTDESYTLELMPKGKILEARITGKSFFGARHGLETLGQMIWWDESAGREGALRVLSRASVEDKPTFPYRGLLVDTGRQFFPIERLKRVIDGMAASKLNTFHWHLSDSQSFPFDSAQFPEMARWGAYSGDQIYTPDDVKDLADYARIRGIRVLVEIDSPAHAGAGWQWGTEYGYGELALCVDQQPWSSYCGEPNCGQLNPINEHTYRILEGLYRELLDLTEIRDIVHLGGDEVNLDCWAQYGNITAAMQAQNMTDHHAMWAEFETKMLQRLVKANHDETPKAVILWSSPLTKRPYITMYFDPKIHVIQSWGGSNWPETLDLLEDGFRVILSHVDTWYLDCGFGKWREIGEAACGEYRTWQTVYNHRPWRDYAQQHFSLVLGGEAAIWSEQTGDASLGPRLWPRASALAERLWSDMPTNGYSTDESVYTRLAAHMELLTSRGLKTEAMWPQWCSQNPGKCL from the exons ATGGATGAGGAAGATCCTCCTCTTCCTGGTCCTGACGACCGGGGTCCTCCTCATCGCCATGTACGCGCACGCTCCGCCGCTTGCTTCTCTCCAACCGTTCTCGTCACGACG GAGTTGCAACGAGGCTTGGTTACTTTCCTGGTCGGTAATGAAAGCACGAAGAAACCCGAGGAACGGCTCTACGAGTATCTGGAAGAGCCTAG AACGTTTCAGAGTCCGTGGTCCTGGGCCTGCGTCGCTGGAAGATGCGAGAGGAGAGCGGTCAGATCTTCGAGGACCTCCTTGGCCAGTTGTATCGCCCTCTGCGGCGGAAACACCAGGCTTCTCTGGCCCAGACCGACCGGAAACGTGTTCCTGGGCGAAGATAGCGTGATCATACATCTGCAGCAAATCGAATTCGTCACGGTGAACACCAGCGACCAGGAAACGAAGAATCTGTTGGAGCACGCCAAGGATGTTTTCATCG GTAACATAAGAAGCCTGATGAAGGTGCCAAACGCTAAAAGCAGATCCGGGGTGGACGTCTTCGTCGTCTACCTATCCGCCGGAAATGGCAGAGCGATAGGGCCGAACTTAGACACGGACGAGTCGTATACCCTGGAGCTGATGCCTAAGGGGAAGATTCTCGAAGCTCGAATAACCGGAAAAAGTTTCTTCGGCGCCAGACACGGTTTGGAAACGCTTGGCCAAATGATCTGGTGGGACGAATCTGCCGGAAGGGAAGGTGCCTTGCGAGTGTTATCTCGCGCTTCCGTCGAGGACAAGCCAACGTTTCCCTACAGAGGTTTGCTGGTCGATACGGGAAGACAGTTCTTTCCCATCGAGCGACTGAAACGCGTGATCGACGGAATGGCGGCATCGAAGTTGAACACTTTCCATTGGCACCTATCAGACTCGCAGAGCTTCCCCTTCGATTCGGCCCAGTTCCCCGAAATGGCCAGATGGGGCGCTTATAGCGGAGATCAGATCTATACGCCCGACGATGTGAAGGATCTCGCGGATTACGCGAGGATCCGCGGCATCAGGGTACTCGTCGAGATCGACTCTCCGGCACATGCTGGTGCTGGTTGGCAATGGG GGACGGAGTACGGTTACGGGGAGCTGGCTCTCTGCGTTGATCAGCAGCCATGGTCGTCGTATTGCGGCGAGCCGAATTGCGGCCAGTTGAATCCCATCAACGAGCACACCTATCGAATATTAGAGGGGCTGTACAGGGAGCTTCTGGACCTGACCGAAATTCGGGACATCGTGCACCTTGGCGGGGACGAGGTGAACCTGGACTGTTGGGCACAATACGGAAACATCACGGCCGCGATGCAAGCACAGAACATGACCGATCATCATGCTATGTGGGCCGAATTCGAAACGAAGATGTTGCAAAGGTTGGTGAAGGCCAATCACGATGAAACGCCAAAGGCTGTGATTCTGTGGAGTTCCCCGCTGACAAAGAGGCCTTACATCACCATGTACTTCGATCCAAAGATTCACGTGATCCAATCATGGGGAGGTAGCAACTGGCCGGAGACACTAGATCTTCTAGAAGACGGTTTCAGAGTGATTCTTTCTCACGTGGACACGTGGTATCTGGATTGTGGATTTGGCAAATGGAGGGAGATCGGAGAGGCCGCCTGTGGCGAGTATCGTACCTGGCAAACTGTTTACAATCATCGACCTTGGAGAGATTACGCTCAGCAACATTTTAGCCTCGTTTTGGGCGGAGAGGCAGCTATCTGGAGCGAGCAGACCGGCGACGCGTCCTTGGGACCTCGACTATGGCCCAGGGCATCTGCTCTCGCTGAAAGATTATG GAGCGACATGCCAACCAACGGCTACTCGACAGACGAAAGCGTGTACACGAGGCTAGCCGCACACATGGAGCTTCTAACCAGCCGTGGATTGAAAACAGAAGCCATGTGGCCGCAGTGGTGTTCCCAGAATCCCGGCAAATGTCTCTGA
- the LOC132906141 gene encoding probable beta-hexosaminidase fdl isoform X2, which produces MKRIFEINVQAPKKLFHLRTLSRMVGSVPSGWMRKILLFLVLTTGVLLIAMYAHAPPLASLQPFSSRRLKELQRGLVTFLVGNESTKKPEERLYEYLEEPRTFQSPWSWACVAGRCERRAVRSSRTSLASCIALCGGNTRLLWPRPTGNVFLGEDSVIIHLQQIEFVTVNTSDQETKNLLEHAKDVFIGNIRSLMKVPNAKSRSGVDVFVVYLSAGNGRAIGPNLDTDESYTLELMPKGKILEARITGKSFFGARHGLETLGQMIWWDESAGREGALRVLSRASVEDKPTFPYRGLLVDTGRQFFPIERLKRVIDGMAASKLNTFHWHLSDSQSFPFDSAQFPEMARWGAYSGDQIYTPDDVKDLADYARIRGIRVLVEIDSPAHAGAGWQWGTEYGYGELALCVDQQPWSSYCGEPNCGQLNPINEHTYRILEGLYRELLDLTEIRDIVHLGGDEVNLDCWAQYGNITAAMQAQNMTDHHAMWAEFETKMLQRLVKANHDETPKAVILWSSPLTKRPYITMYFDPKIHVIQSWGGSNWPETLDLLEDGFRVILSHVDTWYLDCGFGKWREIGEAACGEYRTWQTVYNHRPWRDYAQQHFSLVLGGEAAIWSEQTGDASLGPRLWPRASALAERLWSDMPTNGYSTDESVYTRLAAHMELLTSRGLKTEAMWPQWCSQNPGKCL; this is translated from the exons atgaaaagaatctTCGAAATCAACGTACAGGCACCAAAGAAGCTATTCCACCTAAGAAC ACTGTCGAGGATGGTAGGCAGCGTACCGAGCGGATGGATGAGGAAGATCCTCCTCTTCCTGGTCCTGACGACCGGGGTCCTCCTCATCGCCATGTACGCGCACGCTCCGCCGCTTGCTTCTCTCCAACCGTTCTCGTCACGACG ACTGAAGGAGTTGCAACGAGGCTTGGTTACTTTCCTGGTCGGTAATGAAAGCACGAAGAAACCCGAGGAACGGCTCTACGAGTATCTGGAAGAGCCTAG AACGTTTCAGAGTCCGTGGTCCTGGGCCTGCGTCGCTGGAAGATGCGAGAGGAGAGCGGTCAGATCTTCGAGGACCTCCTTGGCCAGTTGTATCGCCCTCTGCGGCGGAAACACCAGGCTTCTCTGGCCCAGACCGACCGGAAACGTGTTCCTGGGCGAAGATAGCGTGATCATACATCTGCAGCAAATCGAATTCGTCACGGTGAACACCAGCGACCAGGAAACGAAGAATCTGTTGGAGCACGCCAAGGATGTTTTCATCG GTAACATAAGAAGCCTGATGAAGGTGCCAAACGCTAAAAGCAGATCCGGGGTGGACGTCTTCGTCGTCTACCTATCCGCCGGAAATGGCAGAGCGATAGGGCCGAACTTAGACACGGACGAGTCGTATACCCTGGAGCTGATGCCTAAGGGGAAGATTCTCGAAGCTCGAATAACCGGAAAAAGTTTCTTCGGCGCCAGACACGGTTTGGAAACGCTTGGCCAAATGATCTGGTGGGACGAATCTGCCGGAAGGGAAGGTGCCTTGCGAGTGTTATCTCGCGCTTCCGTCGAGGACAAGCCAACGTTTCCCTACAGAGGTTTGCTGGTCGATACGGGAAGACAGTTCTTTCCCATCGAGCGACTGAAACGCGTGATCGACGGAATGGCGGCATCGAAGTTGAACACTTTCCATTGGCACCTATCAGACTCGCAGAGCTTCCCCTTCGATTCGGCCCAGTTCCCCGAAATGGCCAGATGGGGCGCTTATAGCGGAGATCAGATCTATACGCCCGACGATGTGAAGGATCTCGCGGATTACGCGAGGATCCGCGGCATCAGGGTACTCGTCGAGATCGACTCTCCGGCACATGCTGGTGCTGGTTGGCAATGGG GGACGGAGTACGGTTACGGGGAGCTGGCTCTCTGCGTTGATCAGCAGCCATGGTCGTCGTATTGCGGCGAGCCGAATTGCGGCCAGTTGAATCCCATCAACGAGCACACCTATCGAATATTAGAGGGGCTGTACAGGGAGCTTCTGGACCTGACCGAAATTCGGGACATCGTGCACCTTGGCGGGGACGAGGTGAACCTGGACTGTTGGGCACAATACGGAAACATCACGGCCGCGATGCAAGCACAGAACATGACCGATCATCATGCTATGTGGGCCGAATTCGAAACGAAGATGTTGCAAAGGTTGGTGAAGGCCAATCACGATGAAACGCCAAAGGCTGTGATTCTGTGGAGTTCCCCGCTGACAAAGAGGCCTTACATCACCATGTACTTCGATCCAAAGATTCACGTGATCCAATCATGGGGAGGTAGCAACTGGCCGGAGACACTAGATCTTCTAGAAGACGGTTTCAGAGTGATTCTTTCTCACGTGGACACGTGGTATCTGGATTGTGGATTTGGCAAATGGAGGGAGATCGGAGAGGCCGCCTGTGGCGAGTATCGTACCTGGCAAACTGTTTACAATCATCGACCTTGGAGAGATTACGCTCAGCAACATTTTAGCCTCGTTTTGGGCGGAGAGGCAGCTATCTGGAGCGAGCAGACCGGCGACGCGTCCTTGGGACCTCGACTATGGCCCAGGGCATCTGCTCTCGCTGAAAGATTATG GAGCGACATGCCAACCAACGGCTACTCGACAGACGAAAGCGTGTACACGAGGCTAGCCGCACACATGGAGCTTCTAACCAGCCGTGGATTGAAAACAGAAGCCATGTGGCCGCAGTGGTGTTCCCAGAATCCCGGCAAATGTCTCTGA